The Centroberyx gerrardi isolate f3 chromosome 7, fCenGer3.hap1.cur.20231027, whole genome shotgun sequence genome contains a region encoding:
- the LOC139911341 gene encoding oxysterol-binding protein-related protein 7-like isoform X2 — protein MDPQVCPPPLSSSQSVISGLDKSPASGFKPGHSRSSSTGSSKYSKQSRHWEVMDDLQQMDLCSVPGSSLDLSIPGICEGYLMKRRKYPLKGWHKRYFLLEKGILKYSKTQQDIQRGKLHGSLDVSLAVMSINKKSKRIDLDGGDNLYHIKTKSHDLFYIWLTKLCAHRVFKKNEAMSVHHGVLHALSMGQNTLPAMASLAQKNKTTLPHYASSASVYQAELGSPAPTVASHPGVTSKVSAWLQQTHDADATSQDLARCQLELTELAQLIQRLHWLEGGLPITNTDLELRISMQNLSLEKPKKKAGKVFGHSRTLSRVEAMGGMFTSSHLSTNNTPGHLGASVQSIPDYVYSQLSNPQVSSPEAKKLHQDICAVSQRVHTSLKSVHEVLNLERERLRQVWTGPDLRHNTSQQLATLCSTLSEFDVQSRLTKVHSLSLSSESTEESFCTVRQDQTTPSMGRHSRRTPSVADSMAEYFDASEVIVCESSSEAEASDESGLSDVTTTSNSEPDEGHASATLKYRDSVSSAPDKPSPAPADTGRRTVLPAPGADNSHIGIMTILYNNIGKDLSRVSMPAALNEPVCLLQRLSEELEYPELLDIANRTDDPYERMVYVAAFSISGYAWASWRNRYKPFNPVLGETYESHREDRGFRYVSEQVSHHPPISACHAESENFTFWQDQRWKNKFWGKSVEIISSGQVNVTLPKYGDHYEWNKVVTCIHNVLSQQRWMEHYGEVVIRNAQSDICTCKITFVKSRYWSSDNSKNEVQGVVLDRAGEVVHRFGGLWHEGIFCDTLPTPQCIWKPNVQPDDHFQYYGFSRYARELNELTPDLKAVLPPTDTRFRPDQRILEEGKVAEADKKKDEVEEKQRERRKELAKRGEEHIPRFFRKTLDEAGREVWLYNGTYWKLREEPGFANTENLDLW, from the exons ATGGACCCTCAGGTGTGCCCGCCCCCTCTGAGCAGCAGCCAATCGGTGATCAGCGGCCTGGACAAATCGCCGGCAAGCGGATTCAAACCTGGCCACTCACGGAGCAGCAGCACCGGCTCCTCCAAGTATTCAAAACAG tctcgTCACTGGGAGGTGATGGACGACCTGCAGCAGATGGACCTGTGTTCGGTTCCCGGCTCGTCTCTGGACCTCAGCATCCCGGGGATCTGCGAGGGCTAcctgatgaagaggaggaagtacCCGCTCAAAGGCTGGCACAAG AGATACTTCCTGCTGGAGAAGGGAATCCTCAAGTACTCCAAGACGCAGCAAGAT ATCCAGAGAGGGAAGCTGCACGGCTCTCTGGACGTCAGCCTGGCTGTCATGTCCATCAACAAGAAATCCAAACGCATCGACCTGGACGGCGGGGACAACCTCTACCACATCAAG ACCAAGAGCCACGATCTCTTCTACATCTGGCTGACCAAGCTGTGCGCCCATCGTGTCTTTAAGAAGAACGAGGCGATGAGCGTCCATCATGGCGTCCTCCACGCTCTCTCCATGGGTCAGAACACGCTGCCGGCCATGGCCAGTCTAGCCCAGAAAAACAAAACGACG CTGCCACACTATGCCAGCTCGGCGTCGGTGTACCAGGCGGAGCTGGGCAGCCCCGCCCCGACCGTCGCCTCCCACCCCGGGGTGACCAGCAAGGTGTCGGCCTGGCTGCAGCAGACGCACGACGCCGACGCCACCTCGCAGG ATCTGGCTCGCTGTCAGCTGGAGCTGACCGAACTGGCCCAGCTTATCCAGCGACTCCATTGGCTGGAAGGAGGCCTGCCAATCACAAACACAGACCTGGAGCTGCGAATCAGCATGCAG AACCTTTCCCTGGAGAAACCCAAGAAGAAGGCCGGTAAAGTGTTTGGTCACTCCAGGACTTTGTCCCGGGTCGAGGCCATGGGGGGAATG TTCACCTCCAGCCACCTGAGCACCAACAACACTCCTGGTCATCTGGGGGCGTCGGTGCAGTCGATCCCAGACTACGTCTACTCCCAGCTGTCCAACCCCCAGGTCTCCTCCCCCGAGGCCAAGAAGCTCCACCAGGACATCTGTGCGGTTTCCCAGCGCG TGCATACTTCTCTGAAGTCCGTCCATGAGGTTTTGaacctggagagagagcggcTGCGGCAGGTGTGGACCGGGCCGGACCTGAGGCACAACACCTCACAGCAGCTCGCTACGCTCTGCAGCACGCTGTctgag tttgaCGTGCAGTCTCGTCTGACCAAAGtccactccctctccctgtcctctgAGTCTACTGAGGAATCCTTCTGCACCGTCCGACAGGACCAG ACGACGCCCTCTATGGGTCGTCACAGCCGTCGCACGCCCTCGGTGGCCGACTCCATGGCCGAGTATTTCGACGCCAGCGAGGTCATCGTGTGCGAGAGCTCGTCGGAGGCCGAGGCGTCGGACGAGTCGGGCCTGAGCGACGTCACCACCACCAGCAACTCCGAGCCCGACGAGGGACACG catCTGCCACCCTGAAGTACCGggacagtgtgtccagtgctcCGGACAAACCGAGCCCAGCACCCGCTGACACCG GGCGTCGTACCGTCCTCCCCGCCCCGGGAGCAGACAACAGCCATATTGGCATCATGACCATCTTGTATAACAACATCGGCAAGGACCTGTCCAGAGTCTCCATGCCGGCCGCTCTCAACGAGCCGGTGTGTCTCCTGCAGAGGCTCAGCGAGGAGCTGGAGTACCCAGAGCTGCTGGACATCGCCAACCGCACCGACGACCCGTACGAGAGAATG GTTTACGTGGCGGCGTTCTCCATCTCTGGGTACGCCTGGGCGTCCTGGAGGAACCGCTACAAACCCTTCAACCCTGTTCTGGGAGAAACGTACGAGAGCCACCGAGAAGACCGCGGCTTCCGCTACGTCAGCGAGCAG GTTAGCCATCACCCGCCCATCTCAGCCTGCCACGCAGAGTCAGAGAACTTCACTTTCTGGCAAG atCAGAGATGGAAGAACAAGTTCTGGGGGAAATCAGTGGAGATCATCTCTTCCGGCCAGGTCAACGTCACCCTGCCCAA gtacgGCGATCACTATGAGTGGAACAAGGTGGTGACGTGTATCCACAATGTGCTGAGTCAGCAGCGCTGGATGGAGCACTACGGCGAGGTGGTGATCAGAAACGCACAGAGCGACATCTGCACCTGCAAGATCACCTTCGTCAag TCTCGGTACTGGAGTTCAGACAACAGTAAGAACGAGGTGCAGGGCGTGGTTCTGGACCGGGCCGGAGAGGTGGTCCATCGCTTCGGAGGTCTCTGGCACGAGGGCATCTTCTGCGACACGCTCCCCACCCCACAATGCATCTGGAAACCCA ACGTGCAGCCTGACGACCACTTCCAGTACTACGGCTTCTCGCGTTACGCCAGAGAGCTGAACGAACTGACGCCTGACCTGAAGGCCGTCCTCCCTCCTACTGACACACGcttcagaccagaccagag GAtcctggaggaggggaaggtAGCGGAGGCAGATAAAAAGAaggatgaggtggaggagaagcagagggagaggaggaaggagctggccaagagaggggaggagcacATCCCGAGGTTCTTCAG GAAAACTCTGGACGAGGCCGGCAGGGAAGTGTGGCTGTACAACGGGACCTACTGGAAGCTCCGCGAGGAACCGGGCTTCGCCAACACTGAAAACCTGGACCTGTGGTAG
- the LOC139911341 gene encoding oxysterol-binding protein-related protein 7-like isoform X3, producing the protein MDPQVCPPPLSSSQSVISGLDKSPASGFKPGHSRSSSTGSSKYSKQSRHWEVMDDLQQMDLCSVPGSSLDLSIPGICEGYLMKRRKYPLKGWHKRYFLLEKGILKYSKTQQDIQRGKLHGSLDVSLAVMSINKKSKRIDLDGGDNLYHIKTKSHDLFYIWLTKLCAHRVFKKNEAMSVHHGVLHALSMGQNTLPAMASLAQKNKTTLPHYASSASVYQAELGSPAPTVASHPGVTSKVSAWLQQTHDADATSQDLARCQLELTELAQLIQRLHWLEGGLPITNTDLELRISMQNLSLEKPKKKAGKVFGHSRTLSRVEAMGGMFTSSHLSTNNTPGHLGASVQSIPDYVYSQLSNPQVSSPEAKKLHQDICAVSQRVHTSLKSVHEVLNLERERLRQVWTGPDLRHNTSQQLATLCSTLSETTPSMGRHSRRTPSVADSMAEYFDASEVIVCESSSEAEASDESGLSDVTTTSNSEPDEGHASATLKYRDSVSSAPDKPSPAPADTGRRTVLPAPGADNSHIGIMTILYNNIGKDLSRVSMPAALNEPVCLLQRLSEELEYPELLDIANRTDDPYERMVYVAAFSISGYAWASWRNRYKPFNPVLGETYESHREDRGFRYVSEQVSHHPPISACHAESENFTFWQDQRWKNKFWGKSVEIISSGQVNVTLPKYGDHYEWNKVVTCIHNVLSQQRWMEHYGEVVIRNAQSDICTCKITFVKSRYWSSDNSKNEVQGVVLDRAGEVVHRFGGLWHEGIFCDTLPTPQCIWKPNVQPDDHFQYYGFSRYARELNELTPDLKAVLPPTDTRFRPDQRILEEGKVAEADKKKDEVEEKQRERRKELAKRGEEHIPRFFRKTLDEAGREVWLYNGTYWKLREEPGFANTENLDLW; encoded by the exons ATGGACCCTCAGGTGTGCCCGCCCCCTCTGAGCAGCAGCCAATCGGTGATCAGCGGCCTGGACAAATCGCCGGCAAGCGGATTCAAACCTGGCCACTCACGGAGCAGCAGCACCGGCTCCTCCAAGTATTCAAAACAG tctcgTCACTGGGAGGTGATGGACGACCTGCAGCAGATGGACCTGTGTTCGGTTCCCGGCTCGTCTCTGGACCTCAGCATCCCGGGGATCTGCGAGGGCTAcctgatgaagaggaggaagtacCCGCTCAAAGGCTGGCACAAG AGATACTTCCTGCTGGAGAAGGGAATCCTCAAGTACTCCAAGACGCAGCAAGAT ATCCAGAGAGGGAAGCTGCACGGCTCTCTGGACGTCAGCCTGGCTGTCATGTCCATCAACAAGAAATCCAAACGCATCGACCTGGACGGCGGGGACAACCTCTACCACATCAAG ACCAAGAGCCACGATCTCTTCTACATCTGGCTGACCAAGCTGTGCGCCCATCGTGTCTTTAAGAAGAACGAGGCGATGAGCGTCCATCATGGCGTCCTCCACGCTCTCTCCATGGGTCAGAACACGCTGCCGGCCATGGCCAGTCTAGCCCAGAAAAACAAAACGACG CTGCCACACTATGCCAGCTCGGCGTCGGTGTACCAGGCGGAGCTGGGCAGCCCCGCCCCGACCGTCGCCTCCCACCCCGGGGTGACCAGCAAGGTGTCGGCCTGGCTGCAGCAGACGCACGACGCCGACGCCACCTCGCAGG ATCTGGCTCGCTGTCAGCTGGAGCTGACCGAACTGGCCCAGCTTATCCAGCGACTCCATTGGCTGGAAGGAGGCCTGCCAATCACAAACACAGACCTGGAGCTGCGAATCAGCATGCAG AACCTTTCCCTGGAGAAACCCAAGAAGAAGGCCGGTAAAGTGTTTGGTCACTCCAGGACTTTGTCCCGGGTCGAGGCCATGGGGGGAATG TTCACCTCCAGCCACCTGAGCACCAACAACACTCCTGGTCATCTGGGGGCGTCGGTGCAGTCGATCCCAGACTACGTCTACTCCCAGCTGTCCAACCCCCAGGTCTCCTCCCCCGAGGCCAAGAAGCTCCACCAGGACATCTGTGCGGTTTCCCAGCGCG TGCATACTTCTCTGAAGTCCGTCCATGAGGTTTTGaacctggagagagagcggcTGCGGCAGGTGTGGACCGGGCCGGACCTGAGGCACAACACCTCACAGCAGCTCGCTACGCTCTGCAGCACGCTGTctgag ACGACGCCCTCTATGGGTCGTCACAGCCGTCGCACGCCCTCGGTGGCCGACTCCATGGCCGAGTATTTCGACGCCAGCGAGGTCATCGTGTGCGAGAGCTCGTCGGAGGCCGAGGCGTCGGACGAGTCGGGCCTGAGCGACGTCACCACCACCAGCAACTCCGAGCCCGACGAGGGACACG catCTGCCACCCTGAAGTACCGggacagtgtgtccagtgctcCGGACAAACCGAGCCCAGCACCCGCTGACACCG GGCGTCGTACCGTCCTCCCCGCCCCGGGAGCAGACAACAGCCATATTGGCATCATGACCATCTTGTATAACAACATCGGCAAGGACCTGTCCAGAGTCTCCATGCCGGCCGCTCTCAACGAGCCGGTGTGTCTCCTGCAGAGGCTCAGCGAGGAGCTGGAGTACCCAGAGCTGCTGGACATCGCCAACCGCACCGACGACCCGTACGAGAGAATG GTTTACGTGGCGGCGTTCTCCATCTCTGGGTACGCCTGGGCGTCCTGGAGGAACCGCTACAAACCCTTCAACCCTGTTCTGGGAGAAACGTACGAGAGCCACCGAGAAGACCGCGGCTTCCGCTACGTCAGCGAGCAG GTTAGCCATCACCCGCCCATCTCAGCCTGCCACGCAGAGTCAGAGAACTTCACTTTCTGGCAAG atCAGAGATGGAAGAACAAGTTCTGGGGGAAATCAGTGGAGATCATCTCTTCCGGCCAGGTCAACGTCACCCTGCCCAA gtacgGCGATCACTATGAGTGGAACAAGGTGGTGACGTGTATCCACAATGTGCTGAGTCAGCAGCGCTGGATGGAGCACTACGGCGAGGTGGTGATCAGAAACGCACAGAGCGACATCTGCACCTGCAAGATCACCTTCGTCAag TCTCGGTACTGGAGTTCAGACAACAGTAAGAACGAGGTGCAGGGCGTGGTTCTGGACCGGGCCGGAGAGGTGGTCCATCGCTTCGGAGGTCTCTGGCACGAGGGCATCTTCTGCGACACGCTCCCCACCCCACAATGCATCTGGAAACCCA ACGTGCAGCCTGACGACCACTTCCAGTACTACGGCTTCTCGCGTTACGCCAGAGAGCTGAACGAACTGACGCCTGACCTGAAGGCCGTCCTCCCTCCTACTGACACACGcttcagaccagaccagag GAtcctggaggaggggaaggtAGCGGAGGCAGATAAAAAGAaggatgaggtggaggagaagcagagggagaggaggaaggagctggccaagagaggggaggagcacATCCCGAGGTTCTTCAG GAAAACTCTGGACGAGGCCGGCAGGGAAGTGTGGCTGTACAACGGGACCTACTGGAAGCTCCGCGAGGAACCGGGCTTCGCCAACACTGAAAACCTGGACCTGTGGTAG
- the LOC139911341 gene encoding oxysterol-binding protein-related protein 7-like isoform X1 codes for MDPQVCPPPLSSSQSVISGLDKSPASGFKPGHSRSSSTGSSKYSKQSRHWEVMDDLQQMDLCSVPGSSLDLSIPGICEGYLMKRRKYPLKGWHKRYFLLEKGILKYSKTQQDIQRGKLHGSLDVSLAVMSINKKSKRIDLDGGDNLYHIKTKSHDLFYIWLTKLCAHRVFKKNEAMSVHHGVLHALSMGQNTLPAMASLAQKNKTTLPHYASSASVYQAELGSPAPTVASHPGVTSKVSAWLQQTHDADATSQDLARCQLELTELAQLIQRLHWLEGGLPITNTDLELRISMQNLSLEKPKKKAGKVFGHSRTLSRVEAMGGMFTSSHLSTNNTPGHLGASVQSIPDYVYSQLSNPQVSSPEAKKLHQDICAVSQRVHTSLKSVHEVLNLERERLRQVWTGPDLRHNTSQQLATLCSTLSEFDVQSRLTKVHSLSLSSESTEESFCTVRQDQTTPSMGRHSRRTPSVADSMAEYFDASEVIVCESSSEAEASDESGLSDVTTTSNSEPDEGHGERGLFNFTTSATLKYRDSVSSAPDKPSPAPADTGRRTVLPAPGADNSHIGIMTILYNNIGKDLSRVSMPAALNEPVCLLQRLSEELEYPELLDIANRTDDPYERMVYVAAFSISGYAWASWRNRYKPFNPVLGETYESHREDRGFRYVSEQVSHHPPISACHAESENFTFWQDQRWKNKFWGKSVEIISSGQVNVTLPKYGDHYEWNKVVTCIHNVLSQQRWMEHYGEVVIRNAQSDICTCKITFVKSRYWSSDNSKNEVQGVVLDRAGEVVHRFGGLWHEGIFCDTLPTPQCIWKPNVQPDDHFQYYGFSRYARELNELTPDLKAVLPPTDTRFRPDQRILEEGKVAEADKKKDEVEEKQRERRKELAKRGEEHIPRFFRKTLDEAGREVWLYNGTYWKLREEPGFANTENLDLW; via the exons ATGGACCCTCAGGTGTGCCCGCCCCCTCTGAGCAGCAGCCAATCGGTGATCAGCGGCCTGGACAAATCGCCGGCAAGCGGATTCAAACCTGGCCACTCACGGAGCAGCAGCACCGGCTCCTCCAAGTATTCAAAACAG tctcgTCACTGGGAGGTGATGGACGACCTGCAGCAGATGGACCTGTGTTCGGTTCCCGGCTCGTCTCTGGACCTCAGCATCCCGGGGATCTGCGAGGGCTAcctgatgaagaggaggaagtacCCGCTCAAAGGCTGGCACAAG AGATACTTCCTGCTGGAGAAGGGAATCCTCAAGTACTCCAAGACGCAGCAAGAT ATCCAGAGAGGGAAGCTGCACGGCTCTCTGGACGTCAGCCTGGCTGTCATGTCCATCAACAAGAAATCCAAACGCATCGACCTGGACGGCGGGGACAACCTCTACCACATCAAG ACCAAGAGCCACGATCTCTTCTACATCTGGCTGACCAAGCTGTGCGCCCATCGTGTCTTTAAGAAGAACGAGGCGATGAGCGTCCATCATGGCGTCCTCCACGCTCTCTCCATGGGTCAGAACACGCTGCCGGCCATGGCCAGTCTAGCCCAGAAAAACAAAACGACG CTGCCACACTATGCCAGCTCGGCGTCGGTGTACCAGGCGGAGCTGGGCAGCCCCGCCCCGACCGTCGCCTCCCACCCCGGGGTGACCAGCAAGGTGTCGGCCTGGCTGCAGCAGACGCACGACGCCGACGCCACCTCGCAGG ATCTGGCTCGCTGTCAGCTGGAGCTGACCGAACTGGCCCAGCTTATCCAGCGACTCCATTGGCTGGAAGGAGGCCTGCCAATCACAAACACAGACCTGGAGCTGCGAATCAGCATGCAG AACCTTTCCCTGGAGAAACCCAAGAAGAAGGCCGGTAAAGTGTTTGGTCACTCCAGGACTTTGTCCCGGGTCGAGGCCATGGGGGGAATG TTCACCTCCAGCCACCTGAGCACCAACAACACTCCTGGTCATCTGGGGGCGTCGGTGCAGTCGATCCCAGACTACGTCTACTCCCAGCTGTCCAACCCCCAGGTCTCCTCCCCCGAGGCCAAGAAGCTCCACCAGGACATCTGTGCGGTTTCCCAGCGCG TGCATACTTCTCTGAAGTCCGTCCATGAGGTTTTGaacctggagagagagcggcTGCGGCAGGTGTGGACCGGGCCGGACCTGAGGCACAACACCTCACAGCAGCTCGCTACGCTCTGCAGCACGCTGTctgag tttgaCGTGCAGTCTCGTCTGACCAAAGtccactccctctccctgtcctctgAGTCTACTGAGGAATCCTTCTGCACCGTCCGACAGGACCAG ACGACGCCCTCTATGGGTCGTCACAGCCGTCGCACGCCCTCGGTGGCCGACTCCATGGCCGAGTATTTCGACGCCAGCGAGGTCATCGTGTGCGAGAGCTCGTCGGAGGCCGAGGCGTCGGACGAGTCGGGCCTGAGCGACGTCACCACCACCAGCAACTCCGAGCCCGACGAGGGACACGGTGAGCGGGGGCTCTTTAATTTTACAA catCTGCCACCCTGAAGTACCGggacagtgtgtccagtgctcCGGACAAACCGAGCCCAGCACCCGCTGACACCG GGCGTCGTACCGTCCTCCCCGCCCCGGGAGCAGACAACAGCCATATTGGCATCATGACCATCTTGTATAACAACATCGGCAAGGACCTGTCCAGAGTCTCCATGCCGGCCGCTCTCAACGAGCCGGTGTGTCTCCTGCAGAGGCTCAGCGAGGAGCTGGAGTACCCAGAGCTGCTGGACATCGCCAACCGCACCGACGACCCGTACGAGAGAATG GTTTACGTGGCGGCGTTCTCCATCTCTGGGTACGCCTGGGCGTCCTGGAGGAACCGCTACAAACCCTTCAACCCTGTTCTGGGAGAAACGTACGAGAGCCACCGAGAAGACCGCGGCTTCCGCTACGTCAGCGAGCAG GTTAGCCATCACCCGCCCATCTCAGCCTGCCACGCAGAGTCAGAGAACTTCACTTTCTGGCAAG atCAGAGATGGAAGAACAAGTTCTGGGGGAAATCAGTGGAGATCATCTCTTCCGGCCAGGTCAACGTCACCCTGCCCAA gtacgGCGATCACTATGAGTGGAACAAGGTGGTGACGTGTATCCACAATGTGCTGAGTCAGCAGCGCTGGATGGAGCACTACGGCGAGGTGGTGATCAGAAACGCACAGAGCGACATCTGCACCTGCAAGATCACCTTCGTCAag TCTCGGTACTGGAGTTCAGACAACAGTAAGAACGAGGTGCAGGGCGTGGTTCTGGACCGGGCCGGAGAGGTGGTCCATCGCTTCGGAGGTCTCTGGCACGAGGGCATCTTCTGCGACACGCTCCCCACCCCACAATGCATCTGGAAACCCA ACGTGCAGCCTGACGACCACTTCCAGTACTACGGCTTCTCGCGTTACGCCAGAGAGCTGAACGAACTGACGCCTGACCTGAAGGCCGTCCTCCCTCCTACTGACACACGcttcagaccagaccagag GAtcctggaggaggggaaggtAGCGGAGGCAGATAAAAAGAaggatgaggtggaggagaagcagagggagaggaggaaggagctggccaagagaggggaggagcacATCCCGAGGTTCTTCAG GAAAACTCTGGACGAGGCCGGCAGGGAAGTGTGGCTGTACAACGGGACCTACTGGAAGCTCCGCGAGGAACCGGGCTTCGCCAACACTGAAAACCTGGACCTGTGGTAG